CAGTTAAAGAGAATGACAATTTGACCAAAGCAGGCATTGAAAAAGGTTGTCGAGGTTGATGATCCTATGGTTGAAGATGAAAACATTACCACTAGTTGTTGCAAACATCGcgaatattatattattattagtagtagtagtagtagcaGTAGAAATTACCCTATGGTCAACAATAGACGGGCTTATAGATGTTGCCAAATCTTTACCAAAGGCATTGGCTAGACACGGACATAAGATTATGGTTGTGGCATCTGAATATTTTGATTCTCAAGATACATGAGTTCAAAAGAGTACTATGTACAGCCATATAGAAAATAATTCATATGAACCCAGCTGGATATTTCAAAATGCACAATATTGCCTTACAAGGTAGTTATTAAGGTTCCGGGGCATGTTTTATATGGATTCTTTGTTATGAAGATGGAAATCTTGTTTTCATTACTAATGATTGCCGCACTACCTTGTTGCTAGTGTATTTGACAGCATATAAGCAGGACAATGGGTTGATGTCCTTCAATAGACTTGTTTTATCAATAATATTGTTCACCAAGGCAAGGAATCAAGGAAGTGATTCTACTATGTGGATCTACCAAAATACGTtacaaacatttttttattgctCCATTAGAACATTTCAGCCTTCAGTTTCGGCAATAAGCAAAGCAGTTTTGCTAAAGCTTTGAAGACCATAAAGTGAGGAGAAGTGTGGGGAAAAAATATTCTAGTTATTGGTCAAGTTGGGTTCATTGACAACCACACAATGTTGAAGCTTCTCAATGAAGGTTTTCAAGTATCAATTATAAACAATCTTCATAATTCTGTTACTTGTGTTGTTCTTTGGGTTGAGTTGGGTGCCAAGCTTTCTCAAAAACTTGGCAACGATTTGGTTGATGAGAGGACTAGGGATGACCTTGAGAAGCTTTTCTCTAAGATGAAGTTTGATATTGTCATACACTTTCCTAGCATTCAGGCTATTGTAGAAAGTGTGGGTAATCCTTGTCATTATTTTTTGATTAGCCCTATTGATCTATGTGAAATCATGGCCAATATAATTGTGAAAAGATGGTACCATGAGTAGAGGAATTTGACCTGAAGGCCATAAATCTTATGGAAGGAAGGAGTGTTTTCTTGAAGAATTTACACAAGATCTTCAGAaggtggaacagattgaagtaTTATTTTACTGCAGTACTTCAATCCAGTAGGTTTCCTCAACAATCTCATGCCTCACATACAAGTAGCTCATACCAATGGCATTCTGTCAGGAGTTGCTGCAATTAACTTAGCCAAAAGGCTTGAGAAAGCAGGAAAACTTGTGGTTATGATTTCAAGCTTTGATGAGAGGTGCGTCATTGCTACGACACTTGTGGAATATATGGAACATGAAAAAAGGTGGCAGCAACAATTGATGAGACAAGAACAAGCAATTATGTAGATGCAAAGAACTTTAACTCCTTTAAGAAGGTTTGGTCCATGGATTATAGTGAAAAAGATACATCCATAGTATCCTTTCAGTCAGTCTAAAAAGGGTTACTATAGAAAGTGTGGGAGAAGGGAAAGTTATGTGGAGGTAATTGATTCTAATGTTGATCTCATAAAGCAAATACATGAAGTGGCATCTTGTTGTTCTACGACATCCCTGGTCATATTCTTACTAGTCTTCTGATGAGTCTACCTAAGGCTGGGCATGAATCCTATGAATCTTAAAGTGTTGTAAGAGACAAAAAGTTAGTGCAAAGTTTGTTTGATGCAGCTTCAAGTTGTCTCTCATCTAGGAAGCTTTCAACCTCCTTTTGCTGATAGCTTCAAGCTCTGACATGGCATGATATTAGTCCTCAAATGGTTCTCTGTTCTTGCAGGTGATTGCCACATTCTATGCCCAATCGGTCAATCCTTGAGGAAAAGCTTGTTTTCAACAAGCAGTATTGATACAGGCATAATTGGGTTAGGATGACAAAGTGCCATGTGTTACCGTAACAGTGTGCTTAGGCTAGTTAGTTAATTATCATAGCTGCTCAGGACAAAGTTGTTCTTTTACTATAGTTGTTACTATCTACACATTGTTACAAAATGTTTGCTACTATGAATGCAGGAGGTTATGAAGgggaaaaaaacttaaaacttctcCTCCACTCAATTATTCTTCTCTCACTTTATTTTCTCTACTTTTGCTTCTTTTCTCTAATTCTTCTTTCTTGAATTCTATCCAGCTTGATTCATGTCAATTACCTTAAGTGTAATAACTACAACCAAAGAAGTCATAGGAAGAATGAAAATCTCAGATCAACTGATTTCCTGGAGCCTAATATCACTACCTTGAAGAAGATGCTACTTAGTCTCTAGGGAGGAAACAACAACCAGACAAAAAGGGAAACAAGATTTAGCAAATACTCACCATAAACGAAAGGTTTGTGTTACACTAAGCATGCactattatttactttaaaatctGACTACATTTTAAGGCAAAGATAATACAGTTACATTAGTAATTAACCAAAATGCACAATGTTTAGcacaataatagtaatataaatcTGTTCCTTACATCCCAATTCATCAAAGAGAATATTTCCGTCTTTAAATGAATGTAAAGCATATGTATCTCTAGACAGCAAACAAGTAATATAAGCATAAACGTACATGAGTGCATGTATGCTCACAAATATTCTGTCATTTATAGGTAATTCAGATTTCTTTAAGTGAGATTCAATTTAGGATCTCTACATCCTACATGATGATCAAATTCCAACACTTGGGGAAACTATAAAAAGAACTATTTTCCACCCAATCTAAATTGAATGGGAAAAAAATACCCATTAATCACATTTGCTGTAATTAGTTAAGACATAGTCTTGTATAAAAACAACAACACCTGAACATGACGAtggaaaatattgtgaattCACTGAGATGTAGTACAAGTCAACAATTATACTAAACAGTACATTTGAAATGCCAAGAAGCAAGGTCCATTTACTCCACCCCCTCCCccaaaattttccttatttgAGCTTTAATTTGGAAATGAGATACTAGTCAGAAAATGTTATTTCATGCAGACTATTGAACTCATAAACAAGTAATTATGAGTATTTGAACGTTTCTAAACCAAATGAACCAAATAGTTTTCATATCCATTTAAAGCAAAATTAGGATATCACATTCAAGCAAATATAATTAGCACAGAGAAATAGCAAGCTAAGTCATCCTCTGCGTTGTAAGAAGCTTACTGTGGCGACATGGAAGAATCCTGAGCTTCTCACCCACAGTATAATCTTCAAGACATATCGCACAGGTTATTGAAGTACAATTATCTTCCAAGACAGCAGTGAATATCAAGCTAGGCATTGCTTTTACTAAACGCCGGCTCATTCCATGAAATTCACGAACTCGAGAGGACTGTGGGAGTTCTCGCCTAATGCGATGTCTGCGTACAAAGAAACAAGTTGCCAGCACTGCTGACATGGCAAGTAGAGAAATAAAGGAGATGGCCATGATCGACCATGCTGAGTTTTCAAAGCTAGGGATTAGCCACAGTTCCATATCAGTAGACCCAGCAAACTTTTTGAGTATTTCACCAGAAGCTTTGGAAACAAAGACAGCATGTATCTTAATGCCAGCTGCATTCCCTGCCACTGTTAAGAAAAAAAGGTATGAGCCCAACTCAGAGGCACCATCtagaaaattatgtatttttgttCAAGAATGATGCAGATGactgaaacaaacaaacatcTTCCacttaatgaaatattaaaaataaaaggagaattTCAGAAAATGAACagacatatatataattgaataatgGCAGCATATTCATAAACACGGATGAAATAACTGCTGGTAAAGAATTAGTCATTCTCTCTCTTCTTGAAAGCATTCAGAGTCCAACAGAATACCCAACTGtcctatataaaaaatatatttaaagctATTTCAGCACCTTCTGTGTATCATTTTTCAATCTACTCAAGAGAAACAGTATCTTCCAGACAGTTGATTccaacattcaaaattttactagttGAAGATTGAGTTGACAGGTATAATTGCATTTACAGTTTGACAGATGTAACATGTTTACTCAGCCAGAAGTAAACTTAAATAACTGAAGATATGAGAGTGATGAATTATCCTGGTAAACcgtttaaacattataatatgcATACTGCCTTAAAGAACCACGTGATATACAACTGAGTTTTACATGAATGTCAAAAGTGTaggaataaaatggaaaaaaaaagaaagaataattgCAACAATTGTATCCTAAGATCTatagattcaaaattattcatgCAATTGCATGCATCAGAAACAAAACTAACAATAGAATTTTATCTCAGAGATCAGATATTTTAGAGTAGAGAAAGATGAAAGCtctatttatataaaaagcgATATCTACTAGAGGGAATGGACTAAAGGGACTCTATGAATCTTGTTTATCCAAGTACACCTTTATCAGACTTTGCACAACCGTGACTTCAACTATGTCCCTAATAAAGATGACAAACAGATTCTAAACTACTAAAGTTGAGGTCCACAAAGTCACCCATGTTTTTGCAAAGCACAAATATAGTTTAATGATTGCCAATTCACAGTAAATCATCATCCAGAAAATACATCAAACATGAATATGGGAGAATGCTTACGGTCAAAAAGTCTGAAAGGGTTAACAAAAGGTGAGTAATTCAACCGATTCAATCAAGATTTAGAGCCAAATACTGTCAAAAAGCAATTCAAAGGGTCCAAAGTTGGTGATAGCTTTTTGTTATAATTGATAAATCTATTTCTCTTAGTAAATCCTGTTAAAAGGTGTCAAAAAACtttttttgacaacaaaaagtttaattcatgcattttcatGGTGTTACAATAGTAATCATTAGAAAGCCAAGTTCACCAAAATGTACACAAACATTCAATTGCAACAATTGATATGGAAAGGTGTTTTTCAAAGAAGTAGGGCAGTACTTGCAACCAAGacaccatcatcatcattgtCATAGACAATAGCGGCTTCAAATCCTGCCTTTTGCACTCTCCTTACTTTCTCTTCAAAACTACACCCTCCTCTAATAACCAATGCAAATGGGGACGAACCATTTGAAAGTTCATCAACTTTAATACTCAAGTCCGAACAGGCATCAAGAGGATTTGCCAAATATAATACTCCGCATTCCCCTGACCCTTTAATTGCCGGAGCTGCAAATTAccaaccaaaagaaaaaaaacagttATATTTCAACACCAATATGCTTCCATTTCTCACTTCAATCAAACActtcaatttctcattttatgcacagtttataattagtaacaaaaaaaataacatatgcAACAAATTAAATATGCTGGGCTCAAAGAAGGGGAAAATCCAATTTTGACATCTCAGAAGACCTAAAAGAtcaaaatttcttcaattttcccACACTTGCTCAagaacaaataaagaaaattgcTGAGAATAAAGAGCTTACCAAAATTAGCTTCAATATCATCGAAAGAGAGGGTAACGTTGTTACCAATCAAAACCACACTGGCAGAAGTCATCCAGAAAACACTCGAGAAGCAGAGAAACCatgataacaataataaaaccACAACTCGATTCATCTTCATCCGAAAACTGAAAACTTAAAAACCCAAAAGAAATtcgattgaaaaagaaaaccctagctCTCTGTGGAACGAAAGAGATTTGATTGTGATGAGGGCCTTAGGAGGAAATAGATACATCAGCTTCCATTACCGcgaagaaagaaagagaaacaaatatCCGAATCTCTAGATACTGCTTTCAAAGTTCGATACAGTTTTAATCTGCTGATGATAGTGATTTCCTATTTCAACAGATATTTTTTAAAGCTTGTTCGCAATTTGTTTCAACACAATACGATCtcagaaatgaaatgaaaatctTATTTTGTTCGTTCCAATCCaaattcatactttatttttattatttttaaatttgctgATAAAGCTGTTTAGGTCAATCAGTTTTGTATTTTTGTGTGGATAATTGattgctttgtttttattttctatattcttTGACGGCCAAAGTAGAACCTCTATTACTCCAATTTTAACAATGTATTTAATGTCACACACCtcatcaattttgttttttatttaaatattcaaaataattaaaccttttgcaaatatatatatatttaattatgtctttaaaattaaaaatctaatcaATTAAATCTTTTGTGTTTGATTGTTAAAATATCGACATGATCGTTAATagctattaattatattattacgtTACTAATATGACGGTCCACGTCAAACTATCAAGTTATATCAACAATCATTAATGGTGACATTAATGGTTAAATAGCAATTGAGCGTACTTATTGCGAAgagattgattgatttttagtcaaaatttcGGAACTTATCTATGCCTTAAACCTATtgttaaaatgtattaatataataaaatagcattagtgatatttttaaattttaataatacatCATAATAGAAATCTAAGCAgaatacataattaaataataattgtagtgatttaatcattttgatattattatctaattaaatgggtaaatgaatattatttataattatatgttaaaaaatagataacTACGTTACTTTTATATCAGTCAAAAACAAAGGTTTTTATATTCATTGTAGAGGTGATTATGGGCCAGGTCcagaaaaaatttcggcccgcaTCTTAGGCATGGGCCCGGCTCGGCCcagcctttttttttaataaacactaaaaaattattttaaaattaaaaaaataaaaaaatatattatatattcgggCCAAGCCGGGTCGAGCCCGAGCTAAAAAAAATGGTGCTCGAGGCccagcccgttttctaaacaggcctcatttttttgcccaaacccatattttgggtCTATATTTTTAACCAAACCCTCCTATATTTCGGGAGGGCCatcgggccaggccgggccgcccgactcatgatcacctctaattcATTATTGACTTTCAGAATATATTCATTATTGACTTTCATAAGCAAAAAATGgaatataaaatcttaaatgtaaatttactaaaacataaatgataaatataaatttaaaaaaaattgttggaaaagaatctaataaaatatgattcaaatcaaaatgaaattagttgaaaataataaagaatttaTATTCTCATATTTTTGctgttaaatttatatttttcaggttaaa
The window above is part of the Gossypium raimondii isolate GPD5lz chromosome 9, ASM2569854v1, whole genome shotgun sequence genome. Proteins encoded here:
- the LOC105799427 gene encoding receptor homology region, transmembrane domain- and RING domain-containing protein 2 codes for the protein MKMNRVVVLLLLSWFLCFSSVFWMTSASVVLIGNNVTLSFDDIEANFAPAIKGSGECGVLYLANPLDACSDLSIKVDELSNGSSPFALVIRGGCSFEEKVRRVQKAGFEAAIVYDNDDDGVLVAMAGNAAGIKIHAVFVSKASGEILKKFAGSTDMELWLIPSFENSAWSIMAISFISLLAMSAVLATCFFVRRHRIRRELPQSSRVREFHGMSRRLVKAMPSLIFTAVLEDNCTSITCAICLEDYTVGEKLRILPCRHKFHAFCVDSWLTTWRTFCPVCKRDARTSTGDPPASESTPLLSSTLSTMSSSALSSVRSSLASSSAIQIAPAVSRSPSVAHTHSLASNPYIQQSLRSYRQSPMSFSRSSVDLRNASSQRSRASHLVSPASLNYPSISPLNARYISPYFPSPSNASPSIVSSSGHPLHPLHYSESAASFSPFASAQSLPDC